A single Tenacibaculum sp. 190524A02b DNA region contains:
- a CDS encoding DUF983 domain-containing protein, producing MTTLHENCPNCGLKYMMEPSFYFGAMYVNYAIAVALFVGVFIISKLFIGLTILQSFITVIIVSLLLTPFSLRLSRIIWINIFVKYQKS from the coding sequence GTGACTACTTTACATGAGAACTGTCCAAATTGTGGCTTAAAATACATGATGGAACCTTCTTTTTATTTTGGTGCTATGTATGTTAACTATGCTATTGCAGTAGCTTTATTCGTGGGAGTTTTTATTATTTCAAAATTATTTATTGGTTTAACCATTCTCCAAAGTTTCATTACTGTTATTATTGTTTCTTTATTATTAACTCCTTTTAGCTTGCGCTTATCTAGAATAATATGGATTAACATTTTTGTGAAATATCAAAAAAGTTAA